The Pseudophryne corroboree isolate aPseCor3 chromosome 10, aPseCor3.hap2, whole genome shotgun sequence DNA segment CAGTATGAGCTAGGGCGCATCCAGCCACCAACAAATCTCCGCCGCCTTTCCCCACAATGCCGGTGTTAAATCATCAGCGCGGAAAACACCCCCCGGGACACTGGAGGCGGAGGGAGAGGCAGCGGGCACAGGACAGCGTTGCCTGCAGTACAGAAGAGCAGGCAGCGCTGAAGATGGAGAATGCCACGCCACCCCTGTCAGCCGCCACAGGGCCATTGAatttcactttattattttatttcaggAATATATTGTGGACAAAATGTCTTATACCAATATAGTTGTTATCAAGTGTATAATTCTAAATAAAGGAAATGCCAATCGAGCCATTTATCAGTATTTCAATGTTGTATAATAATAAagtcccatacacacggtgagatgcgggctatgcccgattctcactatgcgacaggggctgggtcggcacatagtcagtatcgcaagcacactcattatgtgtgtatacaccataacataccacactcattatgtgcttgcgatactgactatgggggtcattctgagttgatcactagctgcatcagtcttaaaaacagcagttctgcacatgcgtatgcggcgcaatgcgcacgtgcgtcgtacgggcacaacgaattatgtcgttttgcacagggtctagcaaagcatttcagtcgcactggtggccgtagtgtgattgatatgaagtgggcgtttctgggtgtcaactgactgttttcagggagtgttcggaaaattgCAGACgttccaggaaaaatgcaggcgtggcttggcgaacgctgggtgggtttgtgacgtcaaaacaggaactacacattctgaagtgatcgtaagcgctgagtaggttttgagctactctgaaactgcaccaaaaaaactttgtagctgctctgcgatacattcgttcgcacttctgataagctaaaatacactcccagtgagaggtggcatagcgtttgcacggctgctaaaaactgctagcgagcgaacaactctgaatgaacccctatgtgcgatttttgctaagtgtcaattttgactatctcttctatagagatagtcaaaattgacttgcctgcacagtctatctaggcttgcgatgctgaCCGCGTATCTGCATTGAATCGGGCTCGCAAAGtgattttcaccttgcgatctgcactaacttttcttactattttgactatatagtcaaaatcgtaagaaaatatctcactgtgtgtacacaccataaatgtatatttttcctgtgatttattaatttaattttttttttatgttgaatgCAATGTTCTTTTAATGCATCACTAATTAAAATGAacttatgaaaaaataaataataagatgatgatatatatgtgtacagtatacatactagctgttctacttgttcttcgcacgggagtttccccGTTTCCCCACCACTGCCACTCACTGTGCAGCATGCGCAAAGCGAGTGGGGATGGCACCAATGACACACTGCTCTTCGCTCCACTCCGCGGCTGACACTGCCTGAGCCAGCCACCTGCGTGCCATCCTAAAAACATTGACTGCCGTGCTGAAAACATGCGGGCACATGAATAAAAACAGATTTTGTACTTTAACCATAGCATATACGGTAcaaagtgacaggaacatttttgtagtttattcaattctacacactggaggtacaatccaaatgttgatctgattgtccgtttgtgtgttaccgttcatgcaacgcaaggcacgcatcggtaatgatgtcattatgtcatcccccttttcatccccttagaggaggtttattaaaattctaattacgtagttttcctatttcccacctgaagaatacctgtgttacatttTAGCTATTTcccaacatatcgggaagtaagagaagtcagtgagtgagggcttttgcatatatatatatatatagagagagagagatttggagcTCCTCTGCAAGTCACTCAGACAAGTTCTTGCTAGCCTAAATACTACTTGATAACTACTACCAAGATGGCAGATGTTTATACTCCTAACACCTGGTTCATTGTAGGCTGCATTTGGGGACCATTTATCATAAATCGCATATTGAAAGCGATCTGGAAGGGATCTTACCACCTggaatcgcattgcaatatgcgatcataCATATCGTCTGGATGTATGATCCAGTACaggcagggacagggacagggactcTGAAAGGAACCCGTCCCTGAGATGTGCTGTGATGGCTGCTGGGGGCTTTGCGCATGTGTGGTCAGCTCAGACAGACCTCTGCCAGCTAGAAATgcaatgtgtagcccataggctacaatgggctaccgccatcttcagatggcagtagCTGCGGGGACCAATATCGGGAATGGGGGTGCGACTGCTGGCGGGAATAGAGGGATCGCAGCAGGAATGAATCAGAGGTCCCTCCTATATACATTGCAGAGATACATAATATTTGGGGCTATCTCCAGAAAAACTGGTGTTTTTGGGGACATAgctgcaaatattgtttgataaatgggcccctaagttttAGGGTGACTGAGACAACATCCAAGATgatatggcagaaaggcattcagtgatgctGACCAATACAGATTATGACAAACTGGGGAggagagatagatttgagtatcatgcatatgcagatgacactgaaatccaaaagagctgattagtttgcaaaGAGATCTAGAGTTATTTATGTATAGCTTTATGAAAACACTAcagcaaaaaggtttttttttcagtTGGGTTTCCACCATGGCAGAcagaaaaaagaaattatctggtgCACAGTATCGAAAACGGAGGGCTGAAAAGGAAAAGGAACAAGGCAAGCAAGAAGGTTCATTTCTTAAGTATCTTCGGCCACAACATCGGGATGATGAAGGTAGCTCTACTTCAAAGATTCAACCTGAGACTGAAACAGAGACAACAGTTTTGTCTACAGCCTCACAAGCTGACAAAGAGtatgaggaacatactgaagatattgaagaggaacatactgaagatgttgaagaggaacatactgaagatgtTGAAGAGGACCATACTGAAGATGTTGAAGAGGAACCATGTGAAGTCCAGCTGGATCAAGAAGTGATACAAAGTGAAAGTAGCTCCAGCTTCAGCTATAGTGACCCTGCTACCTGGATAAAGTGTGATGATAATTTACGACAAATTTTGGTGGAACATGGGCCAGAACAGGTTCAGCTGTTTAAGTTTCCTAAAGATGCCAATAAGAGAAGATTTCTAACAAATCATTACAAAAGAAGACTTCCTAATGGAGACCTAAGGCACCGTCAGTGGCTACAATATTCTATATCAAATGACTCTGTATTTTGCTTCTGTTGCAAGTTGTTTGGTAATTACACAAACCCGCCATCATCTCTCTCTGATAAAGGATCCAAAGATTGGAAGAACATCACTGCAATTTTGTCACAACATGAGAGAAGTAATGCACATTTAGTCAATTTTCAAAACTGGAAGGAGCTTGAAATACgattgaaaaacaaaaaaacaattgatGAAGAACATATGCGCATTATTAAACAAAAGGAAAAGTACTGGCAGCAAATCCTTGAACGATTGATTGCTTTAGTGAGAGTTCTTGGTATACAAAATCTGGCCTTCCGTGGAACCAATGAAAAACTGCACACAGCTGGAAATGGCAACTTCCTGAAATTTATTGAATATCTTGCTTTGTTCGACCCCGTAATGGATGAACACATTCGTAAAATAAGAGATAAAGAGACCTATGTACACTACCTTGGAAAAGATATACAGAATGAACTAATTCAGCTTTTATCCAACATTATCAAAGAAGAAATTCTTAAATCTGCTCAAGCTGCAAAGTATTTTTCTATAATTATTGATTGTACACCCGATGTAAGCCACGTTGAACAAATGACCATGATCCTTCGCTTTGTGAACATAGCTTCATTAACTGATGATTGCGAACCTATACGCATTAAAGAACATTTCTTAGGATTTCTGCCACTAAAGGAAACAACTGGTGCTGGTATGACAGAAATTATCCTTCACCAGCTAGAAGAGATGTCATTGCCTGTTGCTAATTTACGTGGTCAAGGCTATGATAACGGAAGCAATATGAAAGGGAAGGAAAATGGTGTGCAACGAAGAATTATGGATATTAACCCAAGAGCATTGTTTGTTCCTTGCAGTGCACATTCTTTGAATTTAGTTGTGAACGATGCTGCAAAGTGTTGTTTGGAGGCCACATCTTTCTTTGCTCTTGTACAACATGTGTATGTGTACTTCTCAGCATCCACACGTCGATGGGATGTTCTAATGTGCCATGTGCCTAGTCTTACGGTTAAGCCATTGAGTGAAACAAGATGGGAAAGTCGAATTGATGCATTGAAGCCTCTTCGCTTTCAGCTTGGTGATATTTATGATGCCCTATCTGAAATCTATAATGACAATACCCTCACTGGAGCATCTGGCAACACCTCAAGAATAGAGGCACAAGGTCTTGCAAAAGGCATTTCTAATTTCAAGTTTGTCATTTCTCTAGTGGTTTGGTATGGTATATTGTTTGAGGTCAATATGACAAGCAAACAGCTTCAGACAAAAGAATTTGACATACATAATGCCATTAAACAACTGAATGAAACAAAGAAGTTTCTTGTAGACTGCAGGAGTGATGAAGGGTTTGGGAAAGTACT contains these protein-coding regions:
- the LOC134965439 gene encoding zinc finger MYM-type protein 1-like; translation: MADRKKKLSGAQYRKRRAEKEKEQGKQEGSFLKYLRPQHRDDEGSSTSKIQPETETETTVLSTASQADKEYEEHTEDIEEEHTEDVEEEHTEDVEEDHTEDVEEEPCEVQLDQEVIQSESSSSFSYSDPATWIKCDDNLRQILVEHGPEQVQLFKFPKDANKRRFLTNHYKRRLPNGDLRHRQWLQYSISNDSVFCFCCKLFGNYTNPPSSLSDKGSKDWKNITAILSQHERSNAHLVNFQNWKELEIRLKNKKTIDEEHMRIIKQKEKYWQQILERLIALVRVLGIQNLAFRGTNEKLHTAGNGNFLKFIEYLALFDPVMDEHIRKIRDKETYVHYLGKDIQNELIQLLSNIIKEEILKSAQAAKYFSIIIDCTPDVSHVEQMTMILRFVNIASLTDDCEPIRIKEHFLGFLPLKETTGAGMTEIILHQLEEMSLPVANLRGQGYDNGSNMKGKENGVQRRIMDINPRALFVPCSAHSLNLVVNDAAKCCLEATSFFALVQHVYVYFSASTRRWDVLMCHVPSLTVKPLSETRWESRIDALKPLRFQLGDIYDALSEIYNDNTLTGASGNTSRIEAQGLAKGISNFKFVISLVVWYGILFEVNMTSKQLQTKEFDIHNAIKQLNETKKFLVDCRSDEGFGKVLEEAGELAEALGIPAQFEVDPVRISRKRKQFIYEAEDAPIQNPKEKFKVNFYFAVLDTAVQSVEERFTQMNQISSVFGFLYNVHSLQNRTSQQIMEDCCKLEQALQHGDSKDIDASDLCSELQSIARRVPECTSPQDVFNFLCKNELIDVVPNTCIALRILLTLPVSVASGERSFSKLKLIKTYIRSSMMQERLVGLSLLSIEHEIAQKVDLKELVSKFAKLKARKVKI